The uncultured Campylobacter sp. DNA segment GAGAAACGAATATGATGCCCCGGGGCAAGAGGGCATCAAGCCTCCTCTAGCCGTGGCTAACGTGAGCGTAAGCGGCGATATAAACGCAAAGATAATGCTGGCGGTTACGCCCGTGCTAGTAAGCGCGGTAAGCGAGTGGATGCTTGGCGAGGAGGAGATATCTCGCAACGAAAATTTAAGCGAAGATGAGCTAGATGCTGCAAAAGAGGTGTTCTCAAATATCCTCGGCGCGTTTTCTACGAGCCTTGGCGCGCAAAAAGGTATGCCAAAGCTTAGTTTTGAAATCGCGAAAGTAAATTTTCTCGACGAAAACGCGATTTTAGACCTTAGCGCGTATGAAAAGGTATATATCTATCCGGTTAAAATCGCCGATTTAGACGAGCAAATTGCGATGATAGCGGACTTTTCGTTCGTTAAATTTTTTAGCAAAGACCAAAAAGAAGCGGCCGCCGCCTCTCCTTCTCACTCGCCAAAAAGCGAGCTAAGCGCGGACGAGATGCGAAATATCGGTCTGATTATGGACGTTCGTTTGCCTATTCGCGTACGTATCGGCTCAAAAAAGATGCTACTAAAAGACGTACTCACGATGGATATAGGCTCGGTCATCGAGCTAAATCAGCTAGCAAACGACCCGCTTGAAATTTTAATCAGCGACAAAGTCATAGCTCTTGGGGAAGTGGTCATAGTAGACGGCAACTTCGGTATCCAGATCACTCAAATCGGTACTAAAAAAGAGCGCTTAGAGCAGCTGCGTTAGGGCTAAATTTGAGCAATTTTTCTAAAGGCGTTTAAAATTAAGCCACGGCCGGGCCAAATTTAGCGCAAAATCGCGGCGTGGGCTAAATTTGCAGGCGAGCGTATTTTTAAAAACCAGGAAACAAATTTACGCGCTAAAAACCAAGGCGGCGGTTTTGCGGGTTTTGGAGGATTTTGCGCCATTTGATACCAAAACCTTTGATAAATTCAGCCAAATTTAAACCGTCTTAGCGATTTTACAAATTTAAAACATATTTAAATTTATCTCGAATTCAATCGCGCGTCATCTATTTTTAAATCCGTTTTAGCTATCATCTCTTTTACGCTTGCGCGGTAAATTCGGTAGCGGTTTACGGCTCTAGCGCATAAATTTAACTAAAAAGAGAGACGATGGATGAAATCTTAAACGATCTGGCTAAATTTAGGGATTTTATGACATATAAAAACCCGAGCGTTACGTTTTTCGGCTCGGCTAGATTTGACGAAAATAGCAAATACTGCAAAATGGCTTTTAGCCTCGCAAAAGAGCTTGCCGACGGTGGTTTTGCCGTGATTAGCGGCGGAGGACCTGGCGTGATGGAGGCGGTGAATAAGGGCGCGTACGAGAGCGGCAAAAGCCCGTCCGTCGGTCTAAATATCGTGCTTCCGTTTGAGCAAGTGACGAACAAATACGCCACGACGAGCTTTATTTTTTCCAACCTATCCGCGCGTAAATTCGCTCTTATCGAGCGCTCGAGCGCGTTTTTGGTGTTTCCAGGCGGTTTTGGGACGCTTGACGAGTTGTTTGAGATCCTGGTACTCGCGCAAATAGGCGCTAAAAAAGCTAAAATTTTCCTCATCGGTAGCGAGTTTTGGAGCAAGCTTGACGATTTTATCAAAACCACGCTGATACGCGAAAAAGCCGTTAGCAAGGAGGATCTGTCGCTTTATACGATCAGCGACGATCTTGACGCCGTAAGGGATGAAATTTTGGGGATATTAAACTAAATTAGCGTGCTAAAATTTTACTAATTTTAAGGATTTGGCGATGCTTGACGGGATGCGAGATAGGATCGCTTTTGTGCTGATTTGCCTCGTTTTTATCGCTATTTGCGGCCGTGTCGCTCTCAAATTTGACGCCGCGCGTGTCCATGACGATTTTAACTGTCACTATTTTTGCTGCAACGACGACGCATACGGTACGCGAAAATTTAAAGCTCTCAAATACTACAAGGCTTGAGGGTTAGTTAAATTCGGTCGGTAAATTTGCCGGTTGCATTTATCTAGCGCACGGCGTTAAATTTTGATTTTTGCAAATTTAGCCCGCCTGCATTTTAGTAAATTTAGTGAGGAAATCTTTCAAATTTATGCTCCAAGCACCCTGTTAAATTTATACATTTTCTCTGCCCACGAAGCCTATTTTTTACGTAAAAAGCGGTAAATTTAACCGCGTCATCGTCGTTTGCAAATTCTGCATTGCCGTCTCGGCGGATAAAATTTAGAGCCGAGCAAGGCGCGAAAGCTAAATGCCACGCCACCCTTGGCTCGCAAATTTATAGCGTATTAAGCTATTTTTTATATAATCGCGTCAAATTTATACGAAATTGTCTTATTGTGGGGCTAAGGCGAGATTTGTAAATTTTAAAGCCGAATTTAAAATACAAAACTTTAGGGCGCGGTATTTTTAGATGATTTTTGCGGCTGTGCGGTAAATTTTTGGCGTAGATAGAACATATAGTTCATCGAGCCGAAAATTTACAAGCTCCGCAAAAAGCGCTAAAAAGACAAGCCCTCGCAATAGGAAAGAAAAATGAAAATACTAATGGCCATGAGCGGCGGCGTCGACTCCACCATGAGCGCCAAAATGCTGCTAGAAGCGGGTCACGAGGTCGTGGGCTGCTATATGAAACTACACAAAAAGCCCGGATATCATGAAAAAAATATCGATAAAGTCGCCCGCGCGTGCGGGTATCTGGGCATCCCCTATCACGTGCTTGATTTACAAGAGCAGTTTGACAGATACGTCTATACGCCGTTTGTTAGCTCCTATAAAGAGGGCAAGACGCCAAATCCCTGCGCGCTTTGCAACCACTTTATAAAATTCGGCGAGCTGCTAAAATTTGCCAAAAGTATCGGCTGCGAAAAGCTCGCTACCGGCCACTATATCCGCGTGCAAGACGGCTTTATCAGAGTCGCCGCCGATCCTAGCAAAGACCAGAGCTACTTCGTAGCGCAGGTGCCAAAAGAGATAATCGCCGATATGATTTTCCCGCTCGGGGATAAATTTAAAAAAGATATAAAAGAACTGGCAAAATCTCTGCCGAACTTTCGCGAATACGGCGAGCAGGCCGAGAGCAGCGAGATTTGCTTCGTCGAGGACACATATATTGAGGTGCTAAACAAGCACTACGAGACGGATCTGCCCGGCGACGTGGTCGATAGCTCTGGGCGCGTGATCGGGCGGCACAGCGGCTACATGCGCTACACGATCGGCAAGAGGCGCGGATTTGAGGTATTTGGGGCGCACGAGCCGCATTTCGTGCTCGCTATCGACGCGGCAAATAATCGCATCGTCGTGGGCAGCAAAGAGGAGCTTGAGCGCGGTAAGATAGTGGTAAATAGCCTAAATTTATTCATAGACGAGAGCGAGTTTGACTGCGACGTCAAGGTTCGCTACCGCAGCATCGGGCTAAACGCGCACGTAAAAGTGCTGGGTGGCGGCACCGCCGAGGTCGAGCTAAAACAGAGCGCGTTTGGCGTGGCTAGCGGGCAGCTCGCGGTATTTTACAGAGGCGAGCTGGTTATCGGCAGCGGATTTATCCTGTAAACGATACGTAAACCGGCTAGCTTATGCAAGAGCGGGTATAAATTTAGTTTTTGCGCGCTTTTGCAAATTTGGCCGCTAAATTTAATCAGACCCCATTTGCTTATAAAATATCCGCGAGTCAGAGTAAATTTTGCATCCTTAAAAATCCGTCGTCGCAATTTGGGTAACGTAAGTCGTAAAAGTAAAAAGACAGGCGTCTTTGCTTTGCCCATTTACGGCTTTTGCGAGATTGTCAAATTGTAAATGTCCGCGGCAGCAGAGGTACGTGGCTACGCAGACATTAAAACAAGTTCATTTTGCTACAAAAAACTAGAAAAATAAATCGTCGTCAGCAAATCGTTTTTAATTCTAACGGTAAATTTCTTTGTTAAATCTGATATTTAAAATTTAGTTATAATTATTTATCAAGGTAATCTTACGGCGATAAATTTAGCGGTTTATTACCTTAAAGGCTTCCTTGGATATAAATTTGACAATGCAGCCTTTTTGATTAATTTTTATCAAATTTAAACCTATATGCGTGCATCTTATGATCTAGGATTTTAAAAATTTCGCCGATTTTGATTAAATACTTGCTAAATTTTATTAATTTTTGATTTTAAGATAAGTAGAATTCAGCCTAAGAAATCGGG contains these protein-coding regions:
- the fliY gene encoding flagellar motor switch protein FliY encodes the protein MNEFFKIFANEIKATIEGLTGKTPGVGERNEYDAPGQEGIKPPLAVANVSVSGDINAKIMLAVTPVLVSAVSEWMLGEEEISRNENLSEDELDAAKEVFSNILGAFSTSLGAQKGMPKLSFEIAKVNFLDENAILDLSAYEKVYIYPVKIADLDEQIAMIADFSFVKFFSKDQKEAAAASPSHSPKSELSADEMRNIGLIMDVRLPIRVRIGSKKMLLKDVLTMDIGSVIELNQLANDPLEILISDKVIALGEVVIVDGNFGIQITQIGTKKERLEQLR
- the mnmA gene encoding tRNA 2-thiouridine(34) synthase MnmA, which translates into the protein MKILMAMSGGVDSTMSAKMLLEAGHEVVGCYMKLHKKPGYHEKNIDKVARACGYLGIPYHVLDLQEQFDRYVYTPFVSSYKEGKTPNPCALCNHFIKFGELLKFAKSIGCEKLATGHYIRVQDGFIRVAADPSKDQSYFVAQVPKEIIADMIFPLGDKFKKDIKELAKSLPNFREYGEQAESSEICFVEDTYIEVLNKHYETDLPGDVVDSSGRVIGRHSGYMRYTIGKRRGFEVFGAHEPHFVLAIDAANNRIVVGSKEELERGKIVVNSLNLFIDESEFDCDVKVRYRSIGLNAHVKVLGGGTAEVELKQSAFGVASGQLAVFYRGELVIGSGFIL
- a CDS encoding TIGR00730 family Rossman fold protein codes for the protein MDEILNDLAKFRDFMTYKNPSVTFFGSARFDENSKYCKMAFSLAKELADGGFAVISGGGPGVMEAVNKGAYESGKSPSVGLNIVLPFEQVTNKYATTSFIFSNLSARKFALIERSSAFLVFPGGFGTLDELFEILVLAQIGAKKAKIFLIGSEFWSKLDDFIKTTLIREKAVSKEDLSLYTISDDLDAVRDEILGILN